One genomic region from Zhongshania sp. R06B22 encodes:
- a CDS encoding GspH/FimT family pseudopilin — MLELGQQRGYTLLELMVTLGIVSILAGVAVPSFTDFVRTQRLRSVASDLTTSFQLARSEAVKRNTDITVARVGSSWVEGWTVAAGATTLRAQDAISGLSITGSANSFIFRSNGRIDSAVTFSLASAADASAAKCVRLSLSGSTITDDGAC; from the coding sequence ATGCTGGAATTAGGCCAACAGCGCGGTTATACACTGCTTGAATTGATGGTGACCTTGGGTATTGTCTCGATACTCGCGGGAGTGGCGGTACCTTCATTTACTGATTTTGTCCGCACCCAGCGCTTACGTAGTGTAGCAAGTGATTTGACAACTTCGTTTCAGTTAGCGCGAAGTGAAGCAGTGAAGCGCAATACCGATATTACCGTGGCTAGAGTGGGCAGCAGTTGGGTTGAAGGTTGGACTGTGGCTGCCGGCGCGACAACATTGCGCGCGCAGGATGCAATTTCTGGATTATCTATTACTGGCAGTGCGAACAGTTTTATCTTTCGAAGTAATGGACGTATCGACAGTGCGGTCACTTTTAGTTTGGCGAGTGCGGCAGATGCGAGTGCAGCGAAATGTGTGCGCCTGTCATTGAGTGGCAGCACCATTACTGATGATGGGGCTTGCTAA
- a CDS encoding pilus assembly protein, with the protein MKTFNHTMRTLVSAAALLFLSGGLVVAEDIDLFVGNTPSSEAQTVLLAWHTSGNVNANAVHGCVYSDNAGIPALGATTVGGMEQCAMVNAVLSLKADIDNLGALKVGLMVFNKNNLDTSFPNGTSLGNGNNGCGYLIIPPTLLTSAGIDAFVTKLKAIDGRVTANASEMGDMVSESWAVLNGLGASASCSGVNYSSLAVPGGSCRDAVMVYIGNATAANASVKDGNNNPSGVLFNQLNSAFGYANGSAEYNNYATIRNVTGFNKNPANDFWADEWTYFMNKVDVDDSAQSDRNVTTYSIAVYDPSVQSQVAEELAFLGEIARVGGGKAYQVTATSHADLAQIFREIFNEVLDVNSVFSSATLPVSANTQGTFENQIYIAMFRPNPTGGPRWLGNVKQFQFGVDINGGIVLTDALNPTVDSQSVVNPVTGGLVDSAQSFWTTNSPVGQAQWPIDGFWKNSPEGDGFTFDAPDGDLVQKGGAAQMLRVDYLADQSARRVYTCPSSGCVANAALTEFKTSNSDLVSALDAIISATSSSATSTITAGKQAQISGTSVCSGNGGNRRCTYSYAVGSPTFDFSTSEDRVVLGAGIVGSSKCTNSSPCVLESASASQFVIKTGNSVSAGTTTFTNATVTRLTSRINVGQIAHGLNAAQALQSCTLNGTNSAATVLNASLITGASVSTSNFRNVDANNYTVSIGGGAYVYASALANVQCTASTDSLNTASIINWVRGEDNAANEQMPGPCSDGSCALNVRGSIHGDVLHSRPAVVNYGSRGVVVYYGSNDGLFRAINGNRSAAISNSGNTVSVRAGGELWSFVAPEFVDQLPRQFNDDPAIRFPNTPAASDAEYRDYFFDGTTTFFQDSRSSGATSGDVYLYMSARRGGRLLYAMNVTDPMDPVVMWRFTTTQLPELGYTWSQPKVTKIGGRARPVLIFGAGNSPEQDADPVVAADTMGRGIVILDGITGKIIWAALNSCASVPAGSFSTLGTEGVTGTCVSNGALSNAFPADLTLLDRDGDGYTDRLYAADVGANIWRVDLDPQDSTNIYVSPVTTTPATEIILTKFAALGGTGNNARKMLYPPDVVPTDGFDLVVASTGDREHPLYTAAATAGTAQNVQNRFYMLIDPNEGASAAGFTAVVESDLLDQTTLTCIDNSNVSGTSVTCDSTNSTTYVFDGSTSPYLGYYLNYSAGEKGVNAPLTETGTVYFATNKPDTPTPGTCSNGLGRAFAYQVDVLTGETVRSEFAGGGLPPTAISGLVLLNGEIRYFLLGGDGDSIFKPSEGKPITSGRKRMYYFYK; encoded by the coding sequence ATGAAAACTTTTAATCACACCATGAGAACTCTGGTCTCCGCCGCTGCGTTACTGTTTTTATCAGGTGGGCTGGTTGTTGCTGAGGATATTGATCTCTTTGTGGGTAATACGCCGTCCTCAGAAGCTCAGACGGTGCTGCTTGCCTGGCATACCAGCGGTAATGTAAACGCCAACGCTGTGCATGGCTGTGTGTACAGTGATAACGCGGGTATACCGGCGCTCGGTGCGACAACGGTCGGTGGTATGGAGCAGTGCGCCATGGTGAATGCGGTGCTATCTCTGAAAGCTGATATTGATAACCTAGGTGCTCTAAAAGTCGGCTTAATGGTATTCAATAAGAATAACCTCGACACGTCTTTCCCGAACGGCACCAGTCTTGGCAATGGTAACAATGGCTGCGGGTATTTGATTATTCCACCGACTTTACTGACCTCCGCGGGTATTGATGCCTTTGTTACTAAATTGAAGGCGATTGATGGACGAGTTACTGCCAATGCCTCGGAAATGGGGGATATGGTGTCCGAGAGCTGGGCTGTATTAAATGGTCTTGGCGCATCGGCATCGTGCTCCGGTGTGAATTATAGTTCTTTGGCCGTGCCAGGCGGTTCATGCCGCGATGCTGTTATGGTTTATATTGGCAATGCCACTGCAGCTAATGCCAGTGTAAAAGATGGTAATAACAATCCAAGTGGAGTGCTATTTAATCAACTGAATTCAGCATTTGGTTATGCTAATGGGTCGGCCGAATATAATAATTACGCAACAATTAGGAATGTGACTGGCTTTAATAAAAATCCGGCCAATGATTTTTGGGCGGATGAATGGACATACTTTATGAACAAGGTGGACGTTGACGACAGCGCCCAGTCTGATCGCAATGTTACGACTTATTCTATCGCCGTTTATGATCCTAGTGTTCAATCACAAGTCGCAGAGGAGTTAGCATTTCTTGGTGAAATTGCCAGAGTTGGTGGCGGTAAGGCTTACCAGGTAACGGCGACAAGTCATGCAGATTTGGCGCAAATTTTCCGCGAGATTTTTAATGAAGTGCTTGATGTTAATAGCGTCTTCTCTTCTGCGACTTTGCCAGTGAGTGCAAACACCCAGGGCACGTTTGAAAACCAGATTTATATCGCCATGTTCCGCCCTAACCCTACTGGCGGCCCGCGCTGGTTGGGTAATGTTAAGCAGTTTCAGTTTGGTGTAGATATAAACGGCGGTATTGTGCTGACGGATGCTCTTAACCCCACTGTTGACTCTCAGTCGGTAGTTAACCCGGTTACCGGCGGCTTAGTTGACAGTGCGCAAAGCTTTTGGACTACTAATTCGCCGGTAGGGCAGGCGCAATGGCCTATTGATGGTTTTTGGAAAAATAGTCCAGAGGGCGATGGCTTTACCTTTGATGCGCCTGATGGAGATCTGGTTCAGAAGGGCGGCGCCGCACAAATGCTGCGGGTGGATTATCTGGCGGACCAGAGTGCGCGTCGTGTTTATACCTGCCCCAGCTCTGGTTGTGTTGCCAATGCGGCCTTAACTGAATTTAAAACAAGTAATAGTGATTTGGTTAGTGCCCTAGATGCAATAATTTCTGCCACATCAAGTAGCGCAACGTCGACCATTACAGCGGGTAAGCAGGCGCAGATATCTGGGACATCAGTGTGCAGTGGCAACGGCGGTAATCGTCGGTGTACCTATAGCTACGCTGTCGGGTCGCCGACGTTTGATTTTTCCACCAGCGAAGATCGGGTGGTGTTAGGCGCAGGGATTGTCGGCAGTTCAAAATGCACCAACTCGTCTCCTTGCGTATTAGAGTCCGCTTCTGCAAGCCAATTTGTTATCAAGACGGGTAACTCTGTTAGCGCGGGTACCACCACATTTACAAATGCGACGGTGACCCGCTTGACCAGCCGGATCAATGTGGGGCAAATAGCGCATGGTCTCAATGCTGCTCAGGCTTTGCAGTCGTGTACTCTCAATGGCACCAACAGTGCTGCGACGGTTTTGAACGCTTCGTTAATCACCGGTGCGTCGGTTTCAACTAGCAACTTCCGTAATGTGGATGCTAATAACTATACAGTTAGCATTGGCGGTGGAGCATATGTCTATGCCAGTGCTTTGGCTAACGTTCAATGTACCGCTTCTACAGACTCATTAAATACCGCTAGTATTATTAATTGGGTCCGTGGTGAAGATAATGCTGCAAATGAGCAAATGCCTGGACCATGCTCTGATGGAAGCTGTGCTTTAAATGTGCGTGGCTCTATTCATGGCGATGTTTTGCATTCGCGTCCAGCGGTAGTAAATTATGGTAGCCGAGGGGTTGTTGTTTACTACGGCTCTAATGATGGTCTTTTCCGAGCAATTAATGGCAATCGCAGTGCCGCCATAAGCAATAGTGGCAATACAGTTTCTGTGAGGGCGGGCGGGGAATTGTGGAGCTTTGTGGCGCCTGAGTTTGTTGACCAGCTTCCACGTCAATTTAACGACGACCCTGCGATTCGTTTCCCAAACACGCCTGCGGCATCTGATGCTGAATACCGTGATTATTTCTTTGATGGCACGACTACGTTCTTTCAGGATAGCCGTAGCTCAGGTGCGACCTCGGGAGATGTCTATCTTTATATGTCAGCGCGTCGTGGTGGCCGCCTGCTATACGCTATGAACGTGACTGATCCAATGGACCCGGTGGTTATGTGGCGATTCACTACTACGCAGCTGCCAGAGTTGGGTTATACCTGGTCGCAGCCAAAAGTCACCAAAATCGGTGGGCGGGCTAGACCGGTATTGATCTTTGGCGCTGGTAATTCACCAGAACAAGATGCCGACCCTGTCGTTGCGGCCGACACGATGGGTCGTGGTATCGTGATCCTTGATGGCATTACAGGTAAAATTATTTGGGCGGCATTAAATAGCTGTGCTTCTGTTCCCGCCGGGAGTTTTAGCACTTTGGGAACAGAGGGTGTTACCGGAACATGTGTTAGTAACGGCGCGTTGAGCAATGCTTTTCCTGCAGATTTAACACTGTTGGATAGAGACGGAGACGGTTATACAGACCGTCTTTACGCGGCCGATGTTGGCGCAAATATATGGCGGGTTGATCTTGATCCTCAAGACTCAACAAATATTTACGTCAGTCCAGTTACCACCACTCCGGCTACAGAAATCATTCTTACCAAGTTTGCGGCGCTAGGCGGCACAGGAAATAACGCCAGAAAAATGCTTTATCCACCTGATGTTGTGCCCACCGATGGCTTTGACCTAGTGGTGGCTTCGACCGGAGATCGCGAGCATCCACTCTATACCGCGGCTGCTACGGCCGGGACTGCGCAGAATGTCCAAAATCGCTTCTATATGTTAATTGACCCAAATGAGGGGGCGTCGGCGGCAGGCTTTACAGCCGTGGTGGAGTCCGATTTATTGGATCAAACTACATTAACCTGCATCGACAATAGTAATGTCAGTGGTACAAGCGTGACTTGTGATTCGACTAATAGTACAACCTATGTATTCGACGGCAGTACCTCACCGTATTTAGGTTATTACTTGAATTATTCTGCGGGTGAAAAAGGGGTAAACGCTCCACTGACTGAAACGGGTACGGTTTATTTCGCCACTAATAAACCAGATACGCCAACGCCGGGTACCTGTAGCAATGGTCTTGGACGTGCCTTTGCTTATCAGGTTGATGTGCTTACTGGTGAAACCGTGAGGTCAGAGTTTGCTGGTGGTGGCTTACCGCCAACCGCAATTTCAGGACTGGTTTTATTGAATGGGGAGATTCGCTACTTCCTATTGGGTGGGGATGGCGATTCTATCTTTAAGCCCAGTGAAGGTAAGCCAATTACTAGTGGTCGCAAGCGCATGTATTATTTTTATAAATAG
- a CDS encoding PilW family protein, whose product MKCKLDIRTHQRGLSLVELLIALGLGAFMLLGIISLVASVSTTRTELANTSDQIENGRYALQVFNEDLALGGFYGNYHPGLGAVTYTEPNPCETTVANLGFSGILTPVVMPVAVNGFPYDSASSAPGLTIPSCFSAQVRDKSEILIVRHVDPNSVAVTAANIPASNTTPYLQMSGCTLDSLAFKISTDRSDLDLRENGCTPLASTLAEAWPYTLRAYFISPCNDCTGSGDGIASLKAYEFLNGSGDIKTLVEGVEDIHYQYGLDLDGDSGPDCYVANPTVNTKPAGCPAGAAYTWESSDTLNWQNVVSMQIKILVRGSRSSNNISNSKTYNIGREVLGPYSDNVRRQVYSTVITLPNVGGVRE is encoded by the coding sequence ATGAAATGCAAATTAGATATTAGGACTCATCAACGCGGCTTGTCCTTGGTAGAGCTATTGATCGCGCTCGGCTTGGGCGCATTTATGTTACTGGGTATTATCAGCCTTGTCGCTTCCGTTAGCACCACTCGCACAGAGTTGGCCAACACCTCGGATCAAATAGAAAATGGTCGCTACGCCTTGCAGGTGTTTAATGAAGACCTTGCTCTGGGCGGATTTTACGGTAATTATCATCCCGGTTTGGGGGCGGTTACTTACACCGAGCCGAATCCTTGCGAAACGACGGTCGCCAACTTAGGATTTAGCGGTATTCTCACGCCGGTAGTCATGCCTGTGGCCGTTAATGGCTTTCCCTACGACAGTGCCAGCTCGGCTCCCGGTTTGACGATTCCTAGCTGTTTCAGCGCCCAAGTGCGGGATAAGTCAGAAATTCTGATCGTTCGTCATGTAGACCCAAACTCGGTTGCGGTCACCGCAGCCAATATTCCGGCAAGTAATACGACGCCTTATTTGCAGATGTCTGGCTGCACTTTAGATTCACTTGCTTTCAAAATCAGCACCGATAGAAGCGATCTGGATCTTCGAGAAAACGGCTGCACCCCCTTAGCGTCGACCTTGGCTGAAGCGTGGCCCTACACGCTGCGAGCCTATTTCATTTCGCCATGTAATGACTGCACAGGCTCCGGTGATGGTATTGCCAGTCTCAAGGCTTATGAATTTTTAAATGGAAGTGGTGACATTAAGACCTTGGTTGAAGGGGTGGAGGATATTCATTACCAGTATGGTCTAGACCTTGACGGCGATAGCGGTCCAGATTGCTATGTTGCCAATCCCACTGTTAATACCAAACCTGCTGGCTGTCCTGCTGGCGCAGCGTATACATGGGAAAGTAGCGATACTCTAAATTGGCAAAATGTGGTCTCAATGCAAATTAAAATACTGGTACGAGGTAGTCGTTCCAGTAACAACATTAGCAATAGTAAAACCTACAATATTGGCCGCGAGGTTCTAGGTCCCTACAGCGATAATGTGAGGCGACAAGTTTATTCGACTGTTATTACCTTACCGAATGTTGGCGGAGTGAGAGAGTAA
- the pilV gene encoding type IV pilus modification protein PilV, which translates to MTRITRSRHNGFTLIEILVALVVLLVGLMGAAGLMVRTVQQEAESYQRLQALNLLQDMVDRINANRAVAGCYSYGGSGSVLGYQVTSLTSCSLGDTSQQTIADADLSEWNNLLQGASEQIGNTNVGAMLGARGCVQQISATDQTYRITVAWQGLNDTVTAPASNTCGKDLYGDEKLRRIISAIIRIGDLS; encoded by the coding sequence ATGACCAGAATTACCCGCTCTAGGCACAACGGCTTTACCTTGATTGAGATTTTAGTTGCGCTAGTTGTGTTGCTTGTTGGCTTGATGGGAGCCGCAGGTCTGATGGTTAGAACAGTGCAGCAGGAGGCTGAGTCCTACCAGCGTTTGCAGGCCTTGAATTTATTGCAGGATATGGTTGATCGGATAAATGCCAATAGGGCTGTGGCCGGCTGTTATTCCTATGGTGGTAGCGGGTCAGTTTTGGGGTATCAGGTGACCTCCCTGACATCGTGCTCGCTAGGTGATACTTCCCAGCAAACGATTGCCGATGCGGATCTTAGCGAATGGAATAATTTATTGCAGGGCGCCTCAGAACAAATCGGCAATACCAATGTAGGTGCAATGCTGGGAGCTAGGGGCTGTGTGCAGCAAATTAGTGCGACGGATCAAACCTACCGTATTACTGTGGCGTGGCAAGGACTGAACGACACGGTGACCGCCCCGGCCAGTAATACGTGTGGCAAGGATCTTTACGGTGACGAAAAGCTTAGACGTATTATCAGCGCGATTATCCGTATTGGAGATTTGTCTTGA
- a CDS encoding type IV pilin protein codes for MLLSLARHRGFTLIEVMITVAIISILTLVALPSYRDYVVRANRSAAASYLQEVANLQERNFLDERSYATSMLDLGATVPSQVEQNYTVTTVADNAATPPSYTVSAAPKSNQAGDDDCGTLTLNSQGQQGYAAGATRCWN; via the coding sequence ATGCTTTTATCCTTAGCCCGTCACCGAGGCTTTACCCTGATTGAAGTAATGATCACGGTTGCCATCATTTCCATTCTTACCTTGGTTGCCTTGCCTTCCTATCGTGATTACGTTGTCCGCGCTAATCGTTCGGCAGCTGCTAGCTACCTGCAGGAAGTTGCAAATTTACAGGAACGCAATTTTCTTGATGAGCGGAGCTACGCAACCAGCATGCTAGATTTGGGCGCTACAGTGCCTTCTCAGGTAGAGCAGAACTATACGGTGACGACAGTGGCAGATAATGCGGCCACGCCACCGAGTTATACGGTTTCCGCGGCGCCGAAATCGAATCAAGCCGGCGATGATGACTGTGGCACTCTAACCTTAAATAGTCAGGGCCAGCAAGGCTATGCAGCGGGGGCGACACGATGCTGGAATTAG
- a CDS encoding type IV pilin protein, translated as MIHSKRGFSLIELMITVVIIGILASVAYPSYQEQVAKSRRTEASGALLSAAQALERYYSANGRYTTTAAGSTLPSVFLTKVPENGAAYYNIASSSASANAFTLRASRAGLMANDSCGDFTLDETGSLAITDKPAGSSKTISDCWRR; from the coding sequence GTGATACATTCTAAGCGAGGCTTCAGTTTAATAGAGCTTATGATTACTGTGGTGATCATCGGTATTTTGGCGTCTGTCGCCTATCCCTCTTACCAGGAACAAGTGGCTAAGTCGCGGCGTACTGAAGCGAGCGGTGCGTTGCTATCGGCTGCTCAAGCGTTAGAGCGGTATTACTCGGCAAATGGGCGCTACACAACCACCGCGGCAGGCTCGACTTTGCCGTCGGTATTTTTGACTAAAGTGCCAGAAAATGGCGCGGCTTATTACAATATAGCGTCTAGCTCTGCTTCCGCCAATGCATTCACGCTCAGGGCCAGTCGAGCGGGATTAATGGCAAACGATAGCTGCGGAGATTTTACTCTGGATGAGACGGGATCCCTTGCTATAACGGATAAACCGGCGGGCTCTTCAAAAACCATAAGCGACTGCTGGCGCCGCTAG
- a CDS encoding PilX N-terminal domain-containing pilus assembly protein translates to MNSNLGNKQGGVVLIIVLIMLGIFSVIVASMLTSSNVNFKIAGNQQYRLEAKLAARNALETYISNPANFSLPLPTANSNIESDFDGNGVVDMVGVVPPPNCLRIAPILRSELSYPKDKDCIRTAQDVDDNIFRDNEGVASVTNSGCVKMTWDVQANVVDTVTGVNLEMHQGVYVRAALGTTCL, encoded by the coding sequence ATGAATTCTAACTTGGGAAATAAACAGGGCGGTGTGGTTTTGATCATTGTACTGATTATGTTGGGCATCTTTAGCGTTATTGTTGCCAGCATGCTGACCAGCAGTAATGTTAATTTCAAAATTGCCGGCAACCAGCAGTACCGCTTAGAGGCCAAGTTGGCCGCTAGGAATGCGCTGGAAACTTATATATCGAATCCCGCTAACTTCTCTTTGCCACTGCCTACCGCCAACTCAAATATCGAAAGTGATTTTGACGGTAATGGGGTGGTTGATATGGTGGGCGTTGTGCCGCCGCCGAATTGCCTGCGCATCGCGCCGATACTGCGCTCGGAGCTAAGTTATCCCAAGGACAAAGACTGTATTCGCACCGCTCAGGATGTTGACGATAATATTTTTAGGGATAACGAGGGCGTTGCCTCCGTCACAAATTCGGGTTGCGTGAAAATGACCTGGGATGTTCAGGCTAATGTAGTCGATACAGTGACGGGCGTTAATTTAGAAATGCATCAGGGCGTATATGTCCGCGCTGCATTAGGTACCACATGTCTTTAA
- a CDS encoding sigma-54-dependent transcriptional regulator translates to MQQTVLIIDDEPDIRELLDITISRMGLKTIAVGNVHDAMQALQSDPAINLCLTDIKLPDGSGLEIVRHIQQSSPSTAVAVLTAYGSTEVAVDALKAGAFDFINKPVSVEQLRNLVKSALKLGRRDTQFDGSSNTRLLGETPCIVTLREQIIKLSRSQAPIYISGESGSGKEVVARLIHANGPRSDAPFVPVNCGAIPSELVESEFFGHAKGSFTGAYDHKEGLFEAANGGTLFLDEVADLPLNMQVKLLRAIQEKAVRRIGSNQEIPVDVRILSATHRDLSKAVAAEHFRSDLFYRINVIEVQVPSLRDRRTDIPLLAKFMLDKIGREWGLTPPVMSDEALQTLCDYRFPGNVRELENIIERAATLCENSIIKPDDLSLPSAPATTEGANTSAKIASEISHMEAAKGDMESYLANIEMQIISDAMEANRWNKTESAKMLGVTFRQFRYKLKKHQLDN, encoded by the coding sequence ATGCAACAAACCGTGTTAATTATCGATGACGAGCCGGATATTCGCGAACTTCTCGACATCACCATTAGCCGAATGGGCTTGAAAACTATTGCTGTTGGCAACGTTCACGATGCCATGCAGGCACTGCAGTCAGACCCCGCAATTAACTTATGCCTAACCGACATAAAATTACCTGATGGCTCTGGTTTAGAAATAGTCCGCCATATCCAACAGTCATCCCCCTCTACCGCGGTCGCGGTGCTAACTGCCTACGGCAGCACCGAGGTGGCGGTCGACGCATTAAAGGCTGGGGCTTTCGACTTCATCAACAAACCAGTTTCAGTAGAGCAACTCCGCAACCTTGTTAAAAGCGCATTAAAACTTGGCCGCCGCGACACCCAGTTTGATGGCAGCAGCAATACTAGACTTCTCGGCGAAACCCCGTGCATCGTCACACTGCGCGAGCAGATCATCAAATTATCACGCAGCCAGGCGCCAATTTATATCAGCGGTGAATCCGGCAGTGGTAAAGAGGTCGTTGCTCGGCTCATTCATGCTAATGGCCCACGCAGCGATGCCCCTTTCGTCCCCGTAAATTGCGGTGCAATTCCCAGCGAGCTCGTAGAAAGTGAGTTTTTTGGCCATGCCAAAGGCAGCTTTACCGGTGCCTATGACCACAAAGAAGGTCTGTTTGAAGCAGCAAATGGCGGCACGCTATTTTTAGATGAAGTGGCCGATCTACCCTTGAATATGCAGGTGAAATTATTACGCGCCATACAAGAAAAAGCGGTTCGGCGAATTGGCTCCAACCAAGAAATACCCGTCGACGTTCGCATCCTCAGCGCTACCCATAGAGACTTAAGCAAAGCCGTTGCGGCAGAACATTTTCGCAGTGACTTGTTCTATCGAATCAACGTTATTGAAGTACAAGTGCCAAGCTTACGAGATCGCCGGACAGACATTCCTCTACTAGCGAAATTCATGTTAGACAAAATCGGCAGAGAGTGGGGTTTGACACCTCCGGTCATGAGCGATGAAGCACTGCAAACCCTGTGCGACTATCGCTTCCCCGGCAATGTGCGCGAACTAGAAAATATTATTGAGCGCGCTGCCACGCTCTGCGAGAACAGCATCATAAAGCCAGATGACTTGTCTCTACCCTCAGCACCTGCAACTACTGAGGGCGCTAACACGTCAGCAAAAATAGCAAGCGAGATATCGCATATGGAGGCCGCCAAGGGCGATATGGAGAGCTATCTTGCAAATATAGAAATGCAGATTATTTCCGATGCAATGGAAGCTAACCGCTGGAATAAAACGGAGTCAGCAAAAATGCTTGGGGTGACGTTTAGGCAGTTCCGCTACAAGCTCAAAAAACATCAGCTAGACAATTAA